The Halomicronema hongdechloris C2206 genome includes a window with the following:
- a CDS encoding SRPBCC family protein, with amino-acid sequence MSEWLDHSVFVEVEIPVQLAWELWSDLEQMPRWMKWIESVTVLADTPELSRWKLASGGLEFSWLSRITRLVPEQLIQWESVDGLPNRGGIRFYDRQEGTTTVKLTVSYAVPAIIKWMDNLFLGRIVESTIQADMNRFRDYALAAQAKQQSSETP; translated from the coding sequence ATGAGCGAATGGTTAGACCACAGTGTGTTTGTCGAGGTCGAGATCCCGGTGCAACTGGCCTGGGAGCTTTGGTCTGATCTCGAGCAAATGCCCCGCTGGATGAAGTGGATCGAATCGGTCACCGTCTTAGCAGACACGCCAGAGTTATCTCGGTGGAAACTTGCCTCGGGAGGGCTAGAGTTCAGCTGGCTGTCCCGGATTACCCGGCTAGTGCCAGAGCAGCTGATTCAGTGGGAATCCGTAGATGGGCTGCCCAATCGCGGGGGCATTCGTTTCTACGATCGCCAAGAAGGTACCACAACAGTCAAGCTCACCGTGTCCTATGCTGTTCCGGCCATTATCAAGTGGATGGATAACTTGTTTTTGGGTCGCATTGTTGAATCCACCATTCAAGCCGATATGAACCGTTTCCGTGACTATGCCCTGGCAGCCCAAGCTAAGCAACAATCGTCTGAGACTCCCTGA
- the zds gene encoding 9,9'-di-cis-zeta-carotene desaturase yields MRVVIVGAGLAGLAAAVELVDAGHEVEIFEARPFVGGKVGSWVDGQGNHIEMGLHVFFGCYYNLFELMTQVGAFDSLRLKEHVHTFVNRGGQTAALDFRFLTGAPFNGLKAFFTTGQLSLRDKAQNAIALATSPIVRGLVDFEGAMTTIRQLDRISFADWFRGQGGSQGSLKRLWNPIAYALGFIDTEQISARCMLTIFQLFAARSEASVLRMLEGSPDTCLLQPIVQYLSQRGVTIHTRRGVREILWQRQGNSPQVTGLVIANGDASDTITAAAYLCACDVPGIQRLLPDAWRQWPEFDNIYRLDAVPVATVQLRFNGWVTELANAQARQQLQQAVGLDNLLYTPDADFSCFADLALTSPKDYRRQGEGSLLQLVLTPGDPFIRQSNQAIAHHVLKQVHDLFPSSRQLTMTWYSVVKLAKSLYREAPGMDPYRPEQVTPISNFFLAGSYTQQDYIDSMEGATLSGRQAAEAIAAWAPVGPVTVPS; encoded by the coding sequence ATGCGAGTTGTCATTGTCGGAGCTGGGCTAGCGGGGTTAGCGGCAGCGGTGGAGTTGGTGGATGCTGGCCATGAGGTGGAGATATTCGAGGCTCGTCCCTTCGTCGGTGGCAAGGTTGGCAGTTGGGTCGATGGCCAGGGTAACCATATCGAGATGGGGCTACATGTCTTTTTCGGCTGCTACTACAACCTGTTTGAATTGATGACGCAGGTAGGGGCGTTCGACTCGCTGCGGTTGAAAGAGCATGTCCATACCTTCGTCAATCGAGGTGGCCAGACCGCTGCCCTCGATTTTCGCTTTCTCACGGGGGCACCATTTAATGGGCTGAAGGCATTTTTTACCACGGGTCAACTATCCCTGCGGGATAAGGCCCAAAATGCGATCGCATTGGCCACCAGCCCCATCGTGCGTGGGCTAGTCGACTTTGAGGGGGCCATGACCACCATCCGGCAACTGGATCGCATCAGCTTCGCCGACTGGTTTCGCGGCCAAGGGGGCTCCCAGGGCAGCCTCAAGCGGCTGTGGAACCCCATCGCCTATGCCCTGGGGTTCATCGACACCGAGCAGATTTCAGCCCGCTGCATGCTGACCATCTTTCAGCTGTTCGCCGCCCGTTCCGAGGCCTCTGTCTTACGCATGTTAGAGGGATCCCCTGACACCTGCCTGCTCCAGCCTATTGTCCAGTACCTAAGCCAACGAGGGGTGACCATCCACACGCGCCGAGGCGTGCGTGAGATCTTGTGGCAACGCCAGGGTAACAGCCCGCAGGTCACCGGCTTAGTCATCGCTAACGGTGACGCCAGCGACACCATCACGGCCGCCGCCTACCTCTGTGCCTGTGATGTACCCGGTATCCAACGGCTACTGCCGGATGCCTGGCGGCAGTGGCCAGAATTTGACAATATCTATCGGCTCGATGCCGTGCCCGTAGCCACGGTGCAACTGCGGTTCAATGGCTGGGTGACAGAACTAGCCAATGCCCAAGCCCGTCAACAACTCCAGCAGGCCGTAGGTCTGGACAATTTACTCTATACCCCCGATGCCGATTTCTCCTGCTTCGCCGATTTGGCCCTGACCAGCCCAAAGGACTACCGGCGCCAGGGGGAAGGCTCGTTACTGCAACTGGTGCTTACGCCCGGCGATCCCTTCATTCGCCAGTCCAACCAGGCCATTGCCCACCATGTGCTGAAGCAGGTGCACGATCTGTTTCCTTCCTCCCGGCAGCTGACCATGACTTGGTATAGTGTGGTGAAGTTGGCCAAATCCCTTTACCGAGAAGCTCCCGGCATGGATCCCTATCGTCCTGAGCAGGTGACCCCTATTTCCAACTTCTTTTTAGCGGGCAGCTACACTCAGCAAGACTACATCGATAGCATGGAAGGGGCCACCCTATCAGGGCGTCAGGCCGCTGAGGCCATTGCTGCCTGGGCCCCAGTAGGCCCAGTGACGGTGCCATCCTAA
- a CDS encoding DUF6930 domain-containing protein: MSCRHCCRAFFMSTLNRSTSQRLQRLPKLPSVWEGDRCSMTGSLAAQFDASDDHDPAPTDCILWVDGTQGTVRSLAIVPTDAGPEAMVRTLLQAIEHPQGAADPCRPQKIVVRDRELQFYLRGVLQDLDITVDYGPALPLIDELFQQLQQQVLPERPNLPEPYAQDLMATAMAMWDIAPWQVLNEQQILAVEINAWEVDTLYVSTLGMAGVEYGLLLYRSVTSLRQFRQRVLSGSQSTKQMQEAFLEQDCLFLNFELLDADDGWFSLPQTVTTPGPDAVQPEFGSLHPLEGLRNHLEVEEAFTMMVALEALRRFFKRFYHSLEAVPFPTLDGRYRIENPDPNLSQKTLSVLVKTLPALAQELIQETEVALGGAGDQGQQDFSRTLPVLRDDYIPQGSLVMLTKLPGDWLQQLRQSPQRYLQSMAFRAAAGERSSPQELPVVLIQTSRPKAKTLIENLRHAQGIQAVCFTPGHDFYSGAAYELGLLQTGDDEFHLFAEYLRDDPVDRRSLSRWWQWHQDYQGHCGVVIAAGVTGSASGNPQLKDLCALFETRSCTAEELNIPPLEMQ; the protein is encoded by the coding sequence ATGTCTTGTCGTCACTGCTGCCGAGCGTTCTTCATGAGCACCCTGAACCGATCCACCAGTCAACGTCTGCAGCGTCTCCCCAAGTTGCCTAGTGTTTGGGAAGGAGATCGGTGCTCAATGACGGGCTCCTTAGCGGCTCAGTTTGATGCCAGTGACGATCATGACCCGGCGCCTACCGACTGTATTCTCTGGGTAGATGGCACCCAGGGAACCGTACGATCCCTGGCCATTGTGCCCACCGACGCTGGCCCTGAGGCCATGGTTCGAACCTTGCTCCAGGCCATCGAACATCCCCAAGGGGCGGCCGATCCCTGTCGTCCCCAAAAAATTGTTGTCCGCGATCGCGAGCTGCAATTCTACCTGAGAGGAGTATTGCAGGACTTAGACATTACCGTTGACTATGGACCAGCCCTGCCGTTAATCGATGAACTCTTCCAGCAGTTGCAGCAACAGGTCCTGCCAGAGCGCCCCAACCTACCGGAACCCTATGCCCAGGACCTCATGGCTACAGCCATGGCCATGTGGGATATTGCCCCCTGGCAGGTGCTGAACGAACAACAAATCTTGGCCGTTGAGATCAATGCCTGGGAGGTTGATACCCTTTATGTCTCTACCTTGGGCATGGCTGGGGTGGAATACGGATTGCTGCTATATCGGTCTGTGACATCCCTGCGACAATTTCGCCAACGGGTGCTGAGTGGCAGCCAATCCACCAAGCAGATGCAAGAGGCGTTCCTAGAGCAGGATTGCCTATTTCTCAATTTTGAACTCTTAGACGCCGATGATGGCTGGTTCAGCTTGCCCCAGACTGTCACCACGCCAGGGCCAGATGCGGTTCAGCCGGAGTTCGGCAGCCTGCACCCCCTAGAAGGGCTGCGCAATCATTTGGAAGTGGAAGAAGCCTTCACCATGATGGTGGCCTTAGAAGCCCTGCGGCGATTTTTCAAACGCTTCTATCACAGCTTGGAGGCGGTTCCCTTTCCCACCCTAGACGGCCGTTATCGCATCGAGAATCCCGATCCCAACCTATCCCAGAAAACCCTATCGGTACTGGTCAAAACCCTACCGGCCTTGGCCCAAGAGCTGATCCAGGAAACGGAAGTGGCCCTAGGAGGCGCTGGCGACCAAGGCCAGCAGGACTTCAGCAGGACCCTGCCGGTGCTACGGGATGACTATATTCCTCAGGGATCTCTGGTGATGCTGACGAAATTGCCGGGAGACTGGTTGCAGCAGCTACGCCAGAGTCCTCAACGATATCTGCAGTCCATGGCCTTCCGGGCAGCCGCGGGAGAACGCTCCTCGCCCCAAGAGTTGCCAGTCGTGCTGATTCAGACCTCTCGCCCCAAGGCCAAGACTCTGATCGAAAACCTGCGTCATGCCCAGGGAATCCAGGCCGTGTGTTTCACCCCTGGGCACGACTTCTACAGTGGGGCAGCCTATGAGTTGGGGCTGCTACAAACTGGGGATGACGAGTTCCATCTGTTTGCTGAATATCTCAGGGATGACCCTGTCGATCGGCGCAGCCTTAGTCGCTGGTGGCAATGGCATCAAGACTATCAAGGGCATTGCGGCGTGGTCATTGCGGCCGGGGTAACTGGCAGTGCCAGTGGCAATCCCCAGCTCAAGGATCTCTGCGCTCTGTTTGAGACCCGCTCTTGTACGGCTGAGGAGCTTAACATTCCTCCCCTGGAGATGCAATAA
- a CDS encoding HesB/IscA family protein has translation MTQTTQSQPGIQMSEAALKHVLALREQQGTDLYLRVGVRQGGCSGMSYMMDFEDPQNVTEHDEVYDYDGFKVVCDRKSLLYLYGLMLDYSNALIGGGFQFTNPNATQTCGCGKSFGA, from the coding sequence ATGACACAGACAACCCAATCGCAACCAGGCATTCAAATGTCAGAAGCGGCCCTGAAGCACGTGCTGGCATTACGGGAACAACAGGGCACCGACCTCTACCTGCGGGTGGGTGTCCGTCAAGGGGGCTGTTCCGGGATGTCTTACATGATGGACTTTGAAGATCCCCAAAACGTCACGGAACACGATGAGGTCTATGACTACGACGGGTTTAAGGTGGTCTGCGATCGCAAAAGCCTGTTGTACCTCTACGGCCTCATGCTGGACTACAGCAACGCCCTAATCGGAGGGGGGTTCCAGTTCACCAATCCCAATGCCACCCAGACGTGTGGCTGTGGTAAGTCCTTCGGCGCTTAA
- a CDS encoding tetratricopeptide repeat protein: MTETSSDLFDQAIERYKAGEPVADLIPVFKQICDRAPKNSAAQTCLAWLYLLEDRPNSALKAAQRAVKLNGNDPQARVNLAIAMLEAGKTGVRNHVETAAQVLATVPELRDDVQKSLADGLERRPNWASLMRVQHWLFE; the protein is encoded by the coding sequence ATGACTGAGACTTCTTCAGATCTCTTTGATCAGGCCATTGAACGCTACAAAGCTGGCGAACCCGTCGCCGATCTGATCCCCGTGTTTAAGCAGATATGCGATCGCGCCCCCAAAAATAGCGCGGCCCAAACCTGTTTGGCCTGGCTCTATCTCTTAGAAGACAGACCCAATTCAGCCCTCAAGGCAGCTCAACGCGCTGTCAAGCTGAACGGTAACGATCCCCAAGCCCGAGTCAACTTAGCCATCGCCATGTTAGAGGCAGGGAAAACAGGGGTACGGAACCATGTAGAAACCGCGGCCCAAGTACTAGCGACTGTTCCAGAGCTGCGGGACGATGTCCAAAAAAGCCTGGCAGATGGCTTAGAGAGACGCCCTAACTGGGCTAGTCTGATGCGGGTACAGCACTGGCTATTTGAGTAG